In Panacibacter ginsenosidivorans, the following proteins share a genomic window:
- a CDS encoding DUF1501 domain-containing protein codes for MSKEFIEHRLNMNRRRFLSRLSLGVGSVALGSLLIPDLFSGKEEDAVMAGLPHFAPKAKRVIYLFQNGAPSQLDLFDYKPLLQQMHGQDLPASIRMGQRLTGMTADQKKFPLAGTVFKFDRYGQAGAYISELLPHTAKIADDLCIVKTIFTEAINHDPALTFFQTGAQVGNRPSMGAWVSYGLGTENKNLPSFCVLLSKGKGNGQGVYSKLWTNGFLDSTYQGVQFSSGEHPVLYLNDADGITREDRRKMLDKLGELNEESYKEFGDPEIAAKIQQYELAYRMQTAVPEITDLTKEPESIVKMYGPECLVPGTYAANCLLARKLSENGVRFVQLYHQGWDGHNNLPGEIVGQCKDVDQASAALITDLKQRGLLDETLVIWGGEFGRTNYCQGELTKDNYGRDHHPRCFTVWMAGGGIKPGVYGETDEFGYNIAKDPVHVHDFHATILNQLGLDHEKLTFKHLGRRYRLTDVSGKVVQGIIT; via the coding sequence ATGTCAAAAGAATTTATAGAACACAGGTTGAACATGAATCGAAGGAGATTCTTATCAAGATTAAGTCTTGGCGTGGGAAGTGTTGCGTTGGGTTCATTGTTGATACCTGATCTGTTTAGCGGCAAAGAAGAAGATGCAGTGATGGCGGGGCTTCCACATTTTGCACCGAAAGCAAAAAGAGTAATTTATCTGTTTCAGAATGGCGCACCATCGCAACTTGATCTTTTTGATTACAAACCTTTGCTCCAACAAATGCATGGACAGGATCTGCCTGCATCCATCCGTATGGGACAGCGCTTAACAGGTATGACTGCTGATCAGAAAAAATTTCCGTTAGCAGGAACTGTTTTTAAATTCGACAGGTATGGACAGGCAGGCGCATACATTAGTGAATTGCTTCCGCACACAGCAAAAATTGCAGATGATCTTTGTATTGTAAAAACCATTTTTACAGAAGCAATTAATCATGATCCTGCACTTACATTTTTTCAAACAGGCGCTCAGGTTGGTAACAGACCAAGCATGGGCGCATGGGTGAGTTATGGTTTGGGAACAGAGAATAAAAATCTGCCGTCGTTTTGTGTGTTGCTCTCGAAAGGAAAAGGAAATGGACAAGGTGTTTATTCAAAGCTTTGGACGAATGGGTTTCTAGATTCAACATACCAGGGTGTACAATTCAGTAGTGGTGAGCATCCCGTGCTTTACCTGAATGATGCCGATGGTATAACAAGAGAAGATCGCAGAAAGATGCTGGATAAATTAGGCGAGTTGAATGAAGAAAGTTATAAAGAATTTGGCGATCCTGAAATTGCTGCAAAGATCCAACAGTATGAGCTTGCATACAGAATGCAAACCGCAGTACCTGAAATTACAGACCTGACTAAAGAACCGGAATCAATTGTAAAAATGTATGGACCGGAATGTTTAGTGCCCGGCACATATGCGGCCAATTGTTTGCTTGCAAGAAAACTTTCAGAAAATGGTGTACGCTTTGTGCAATTGTATCACCAGGGTTGGGATGGTCATAATAATTTGCCTGGAGAAATTGTTGGTCAGTGTAAAGATGTTGACCAGGCAAGTGCTGCATTAATCACCGATCTTAAACAACGCGGTTTGCTTGATGAAACATTGGTAATATGGGGTGGTGAATTTGGCAGAACAAATTATTGCCAGGGAGAATTAACGAAAGATAATTATGGAAGAGATCATCATCCAAGATGCTTTACAGTTTGGATGGCTGGTGGGGGAATAAAGCCAGGTGTTTATGGAGAAACAGATGAGTTTGGATACAATATTGCAAAAGATCCTGTGCATGTGCACGACTTTCATGCTACCATCCTAAATCAACTTGGTTTAGACCATGAGAAATTAACCTTTAAACATTTGGGAAGAAGGTACCGGTTAACGGATGTTTCAGGAAAAGTGGTGCAGGGAATTATCACTTAA
- a CDS encoding porin family protein, with amino-acid sequence MKKKALSLLMIGVVISGALIAQQTEPKVNPGGIYIKGGYNAANISVNKDGSTNDAKTLSTFHIGAIADIPLAPVLSFQTGLLLTGKGAKSTFYADASDHSDNYVKSTFNPLYLELPANLVVKFPLGSDVRLYAGAGPYAAMGIGGNSKTESSLLGVKSSTSEAIKFNNDNPLTDQQEGARYDRLKRFDVGINALAGMEISRFALGVNYGWGLTKINSTQTNNSTDNNKYRTFSVGIGVRL; translated from the coding sequence ATGAAAAAGAAAGCATTGTCATTACTTATGATCGGCGTAGTTATTTCGGGAGCTTTAATTGCGCAGCAGACTGAACCCAAAGTCAATCCGGGAGGCATTTATATAAAAGGAGGCTATAACGCCGCTAATATTTCTGTAAATAAAGACGGGTCTACCAATGACGCAAAAACATTAAGCACATTCCATATTGGAGCAATTGCAGATATTCCATTGGCACCTGTACTGTCTTTTCAAACGGGATTGCTATTAACTGGTAAGGGTGCTAAATCAACTTTCTATGCAGATGCCAGCGATCATTCTGATAACTATGTAAAATCTACATTCAACCCGTTATATCTGGAGTTACCAGCAAATCTTGTAGTTAAATTTCCTTTAGGTAGCGATGTACGTTTATATGCCGGTGCAGGCCCTTATGCAGCGATGGGTATTGGCGGTAATTCAAAAACAGAATCGTCATTACTGGGTGTAAAATCATCAACAAGCGAAGCTATTAAATTCAACAACGATAATCCATTAACTGACCAGCAGGAAGGCGCACGTTATGACAGGCTAAAAAGATTTGATGTTGGTATCAATGCACTGGCAGGCATGGAGATCAGCAGATTTGCACTTGGGGTTAATTATGGATGGGGTTTAACGAAAATAAATTCTACACAAACAAATAATAGCACAGATAATAACAAGTACAGAACATTTAGTGTAGGTATTGGTGTAAGATTATAA
- a CDS encoding PKD domain-containing protein: protein MKKIIYFYIILTSLANNARADHIKGGEISYILKSVAGSDYTYTVTVKMYMECNSYREFYNPTFVSVFNRKTGIRVRDLSVPITKIEVTSLTDNDDCITNPPQVCNRIGYYIFDVTLPASPDGYLLTTEVFFRVNNMSNLMPGYQNIGATYTAEIPGTFNITTGPKNNSAKFADSDLVIVCAGHEFNYSFAAEDNDGDALAYSMTYAYRSDNFMFGIDLTPAAPPPYGSVPYGPEYSGGKPLGNNVKIDEHTGMISGIAPSPGTYVIAVSVEERRNGQYIATQRKDLQINVASCSFTSASLADTYLLCGNTNTVNLENLSVSELIQTYKWSITNNVGETIFSSASPTVNYTFADTGVYNVNLKINENAKCADSTDSQIKVYPGFKPDFNYKGVCLDKATQFTDATSSVYGTINSWQWNFTGDILSDAVSNTQNPVYNYTSLGNKSVSLIVTDSKGCIDTVYKNIEIFEKPPIQLAFTDTLICKPDTLQLIANAVGIYNWTPANEILNANTSNPTIIPTHTTKYYVDLDRDGCTNRDSVTVNVVDHVTMQAMKDTTICKGDAIQLHNISDALHYTWQPANQLNDATIQQPFATTSSNTKYTVTANIGSCTASDEINVVTVPYPVSLAGNDTIICFGTNVSLNGVTDGNRFEWSPSVGLFNYTSLHTIANPTTTTTYILTTYDIKGCPKPGIDSVTVTVLPKINVYAGHDTAIVINQPLQLNGSGGSTYTWSPPNNLSSPFIASPVAQFYYPSDGNRYKLIVNNEAGCADSAFITIKVYKTLPSVFVPTGFTPNRDGKNDILKPILAGIQRIQMFNVYNRLGQLIFSTSTEGRGWDGTIDGIPQNTGTYVWMVKAVDYNGVPYFNKGTVTLIR from the coding sequence GTGAAAAAAATTATTTACTTCTATATTATCCTTACCAGCCTGGCAAATAATGCCAGGGCTGACCATATAAAAGGCGGTGAAATTTCTTATATACTTAAATCCGTTGCTGGCTCAGATTATACTTACACAGTAACTGTAAAAATGTATATGGAATGTAATTCCTACAGGGAATTTTATAATCCAACCTTTGTCTCTGTTTTTAACAGGAAAACAGGTATTCGGGTTCGTGATCTGTCGGTGCCGATCACAAAAATTGAAGTAACCAGTCTTACAGATAATGATGATTGTATAACTAACCCGCCGCAGGTTTGTAACCGTATAGGTTATTATATTTTTGATGTTACACTACCTGCATCTCCAGATGGTTATTTGCTTACAACGGAAGTATTTTTTCGTGTGAATAATATGAGCAATCTTATGCCCGGTTATCAAAACATCGGTGCTACTTATACTGCTGAAATACCCGGTACTTTTAATATTACCACCGGACCAAAAAACAATAGTGCAAAATTTGCTGATAGCGACCTGGTTATTGTTTGTGCAGGACATGAATTTAATTACAGTTTTGCTGCAGAAGATAATGATGGAGATGCTCTTGCTTATTCCATGACCTATGCGTACAGGTCTGACAATTTTATGTTTGGTATCGACCTTACGCCAGCTGCTCCGCCACCATATGGCTCTGTGCCGTATGGCCCTGAATATAGTGGGGGCAAGCCTCTTGGCAATAATGTAAAAATAGATGAACACACAGGTATGATTAGTGGTATTGCTCCTTCGCCCGGTACTTATGTAATTGCAGTATCTGTAGAGGAGCGAAGAAACGGGCAATACATAGCTACACAACGAAAAGATCTGCAGATAAATGTTGCTTCCTGCTCTTTTACTTCAGCATCTCTTGCCGATACCTATCTTTTGTGTGGAAATACAAATACCGTAAACCTTGAAAATCTTTCTGTAAGCGAACTTATTCAAACATATAAGTGGAGTATAACAAATAATGTGGGTGAAACCATTTTCAGTTCTGCCAGCCCCACCGTAAATTATACCTTTGCAGATACAGGTGTATACAACGTAAATCTCAAGATCAATGAGAATGCTAAATGTGCCGATTCTACAGACAGTCAAATAAAAGTGTACCCGGGCTTTAAACCTGATTTCAATTATAAAGGAGTATGTTTAGATAAAGCAACGCAATTTACAGATGCTACATCATCTGTTTATGGAACGATCAATTCATGGCAATGGAACTTCACAGGAGATATACTTTCAGATGCTGTATCAAATACTCAAAATCCGGTATATAATTACACCTCTCTTGGAAATAAAAGCGTTAGCCTTATAGTAACAGACAGCAAAGGCTGTATTGATACGGTGTATAAAAACATTGAGATATTCGAAAAGCCGCCCATTCAGCTGGCGTTTACTGATACCCTGATTTGTAAACCTGATACATTACAACTAATAGCAAACGCCGTAGGTATCTATAATTGGACTCCTGCAAATGAAATTTTAAATGCGAATACTTCAAACCCCACTATTATACCAACACATACAACCAAATACTATGTGGACCTTGACCGGGATGGATGCACCAACCGGGATTCAGTAACAGTAAATGTTGTGGATCATGTAACAATGCAGGCAATGAAAGATACCACCATTTGTAAAGGGGATGCTATTCAATTGCATAATATTTCTGATGCACTGCATTATACCTGGCAACCGGCAAACCAGTTGAATGATGCCACTATTCAGCAGCCCTTTGCAACAACAAGCAGCAATACAAAATATACCGTTACGGCCAATATTGGCAGTTGCACTGCTTCAGATGAAATAAATGTTGTTACGGTACCTTATCCTGTTTCACTTGCGGGTAACGATACAATTATTTGTTTTGGTACAAATGTTTCATTGAACGGTGTTACAGATGGCAACAGGTTCGAATGGTCGCCGTCTGTTGGTTTATTCAATTATACTTCTTTGCATACGATTGCAAATCCAACAACAACTACCACTTATATACTTACCACTTATGATATCAAAGGTTGTCCAAAACCTGGTATCGATTCTGTAACTGTTACTGTACTACCTAAAATTAATGTATATGCGGGGCACGATACAGCCATCGTCATCAATCAGCCGTTACAATTAAATGGAAGTGGAGGGTCAACTTATACTTGGTCGCCACCAAATAATTTATCTTCTCCCTTTATTGCCAGTCCTGTTGCCCAATTTTATTATCCCTCAGATGGTAACCGGTACAAGCTGATAGTAAATAACGAGGCAGGTTGCGCAGACTCAGCTTTTATTACCATCAAAGTGTATAAAACACTTCCATCAGTTTTTGTACCAACTGGGTTTACGCCAAACCGTGATGGTAAAAATGATATACTCAAACCAATTCTTGCAGGCATACAACGCATACAGATGTTTAATGTATATAACCGTTTGGGGCAACTTATTTTTTCAACAAGCACAGAAGGCCGGGGATGGGATGGAACAATAGACGGTATACCACAAAATACAGGCACTTATGTATGGATGGTAAAAGCCGTTGACTACAATGGCGTTCCCTATTTCAATAAAGGCACCGTAACATTAATAAGATAA
- a CDS encoding anti-sigma factor, whose amino-acid sequence MDTKAYIESGVIESYVLGLASADEAAELELLCMQHADIKNAVDEFAALIEANAFNNAVTPPPTVKDKVMLALSEEFEKEKNKIVPVIPLHTGNTDAETVTVAPKPTWRYLAAASIILLVVSTALNFYFYSNYKTSNEKYVALLEERNSLQAKNDVNLTRLNDYEESMHIIQNPDVQKIDLPGIKGHENTFAAVYWDSKTKDVYLLPAKMDALPSDKQYQLWAIVDGKPVSAGLVEDCNGLCKMSNVPKASMFAITVEPKGGSQSPHLDAMVVAGAVKI is encoded by the coding sequence GTGGACACAAAAGCATACATAGAAAGTGGGGTTATTGAAAGCTACGTGCTTGGTCTTGCCAGCGCCGATGAAGCGGCTGAGCTGGAATTGCTCTGCATGCAACATGCCGATATCAAGAATGCTGTGGATGAATTTGCAGCATTGATAGAAGCAAATGCTTTTAATAACGCGGTTACACCTCCCCCAACGGTGAAGGATAAAGTGATGCTTGCACTTAGTGAAGAGTTTGAGAAAGAAAAAAATAAAATTGTTCCTGTTATTCCTTTGCATACCGGTAATACAGATGCTGAAACAGTGACGGTTGCACCAAAACCAACATGGCGTTATCTTGCTGCTGCATCAATTATTTTATTGGTTGTTAGTACAGCGCTGAATTTTTATTTCTACAGCAATTACAAAACAAGTAATGAGAAATATGTAGCCTTATTAGAAGAGCGCAATAGTCTGCAGGCAAAGAATGATGTGAACCTGACCAGGCTTAATGATTATGAAGAAAGCATGCACATTATTCAAAACCCTGATGTACAGAAAATAGATCTGCCAGGTATAAAAGGTCATGAGAATACTTTTGCTGCAGTTTATTGGGACAGTAAAACAAAGGATGTTTATTTACTGCCCGCAAAAATGGATGCTCTTCCTTCTGATAAACAATACCAGCTTTGGGCAATTGTTGATGGTAAACCCGTAAGTGCCGGACTGGTAGAAGATTGTAATGGTTTGTGCAAAATGAGCAATGTGCCCAAAGCATCCATGTTCGCTATTACAGTGGAGCCGAAAGGTGGTAGCCAATCACCCCACCTTGATGCAATGGTTGTTGCAGGTGCTGTTAAAATATAA
- a CDS encoding peptidylprolyl isomerase: protein MKKAAFILLVLIAAQNSFAQNAKPKSTTAKPAATVSKGRLVQLTTDYGVMVLRLYDSTPLHRDNFIKLVKEGFYDSLMFHRIIQNFMIQGGDPDSKNAEAGQQLGAGSAPGAERIPAEFAPNLIHKKGALAAARDNNPDKASSNCQFYIVQGQTYNDTALNMMECNVRQENPGFRFTEAQRKVYKTIGGTPFLDQNYTVFGEVIKGLEVLDKIAAAEKDGNDRPLKDIRMKMKMLN from the coding sequence ATGAAAAAAGCAGCATTTATTTTACTGGTGCTTATAGCAGCACAAAACTCGTTTGCCCAAAACGCAAAACCTAAATCAACTACAGCAAAACCTGCTGCAACAGTTTCAAAAGGCAGGCTGGTACAACTCACCACAGATTATGGCGTAATGGTACTTCGTCTTTACGACTCAACGCCGCTACACCGCGATAATTTTATCAAACTGGTTAAAGAAGGATTTTACGATAGCCTGATGTTTCACCGCATTATTCAAAATTTTATGATACAAGGCGGAGACCCGGATAGTAAAAATGCAGAAGCCGGCCAACAGCTTGGGGCAGGAAGTGCCCCGGGCGCAGAACGCATACCTGCAGAGTTTGCGCCTAACCTTATCCATAAAAAAGGTGCGCTTGCGGCAGCAAGAGATAATAATCCGGACAAAGCCAGCAGTAATTGCCAGTTTTATATTGTGCAGGGACAAACTTATAACGATACTGCATTGAACATGATGGAATGTAATGTGCGCCAGGAAAATCCCGGTTTCCGTTTTACAGAGGCACAGCGTAAAGTGTATAAAACAATTGGGGGCACACCTTTCCTCGATCAGAACTATACTGTTTTTGGCGAAGTAATAAAAGGGCTTGAGGTGTTAGATAAAATTGCAGCGGCAGAAAAAGATGGTAACGACAGGCCGCTGAAAGATATACGCATGAAAATGAAAATGCTTAATTAA
- a CDS encoding PSD1 and planctomycete cytochrome C domain-containing protein, which produces MKKIFITILLLSSAAVFFMNACNTNEVAADGTTMPDSISYNFNIRPILSDKCFACHGPDANKRKAQLRLDIADSAFKALKETKGAYALVPFKPNESELYKRVSSTDTSYMMPPPISHLASLSPFEVQLIKKWIEQGAKYEKHWAFTAPKKVALPKVSDEKWAKNEIDYFVLSKLEKIGLKPNEEADKERLLKRVSFDLTGLPPTIEMMDAFNADNSPTAYEKIVDKLIASPQYGEHMAVHWLDIARYADSYGYQDDNIRTQWPWRDWVIHAFNENLPYDKFITWQIAGDMLPNATKEEILATGFLRNHKYTEEGGVVPEEYRVEYLIDKTKTYGKGILGITIECAQCHDHKYDPFPQKDYYSLLAFFNNTQEVGYEGDVSVSQPAKHPILTLNDTDIVRTMQFINKKDTGKLTVSVMGELKDSVRKTYVLNRGQYGSPTDEVKPHAPTAILPYDTTKYPRNRLGLAAWTVDKNNPLTARVFVNQLWQEIFGRGLVKTSGDFGMQGELPSHPELLDWLAVDFMEHNWDIKRLVKQMVMSATYRQSDVANKEQLEKDPENKYYARGPRNRLPAESIRDMILASSGLLNKSIGGPSVKPYQPKGLWEGATSGRGVLATYKQDHKEDLYRRGMYTFIKLTVPPPSMIMFDASNRDQCQVYRPKTNTPLQALIMENDPTMLEASRVLAQNLALQQSSAQDKITKAFRLIVCRRPSENENKILNEYYTEQLVAFQQKKLSADTTLKVGEYPMNDKADKTESAALMKVIEMIYNLEESITKT; this is translated from the coding sequence ATGAAGAAAATATTCATTACAATTTTATTGCTTTCGTCAGCTGCTGTTTTTTTCATGAATGCATGCAACACAAATGAAGTTGCCGCAGACGGAACAACTATGCCCGATAGCATTAGCTACAACTTTAATATAAGACCAATCTTATCAGACAAGTGTTTTGCATGTCACGGACCTGATGCAAACAAACGAAAAGCCCAGTTAAGATTAGATATAGCCGACAGTGCTTTCAAAGCGTTAAAGGAAACAAAAGGTGCATATGCTTTAGTACCCTTTAAACCAAACGAATCTGAATTATATAAAAGAGTTTCTTCAACAGATACATCATACATGATGCCGCCACCAATTTCGCATTTGGCATCCTTATCACCTTTCGAAGTTCAGTTAATAAAAAAATGGATTGAGCAAGGTGCCAAGTATGAGAAACATTGGGCTTTCACTGCACCTAAAAAGGTTGCATTGCCAAAAGTAAGTGATGAAAAATGGGCAAAGAATGAAATAGATTATTTCGTTTTAAGTAAGCTTGAGAAAATTGGACTCAAACCAAATGAAGAAGCAGATAAAGAAAGATTATTAAAACGTGTTTCATTCGATCTTACAGGGTTGCCACCAACCATCGAAATGATGGATGCATTTAATGCAGACAATTCTCCAACTGCTTATGAAAAAATTGTTGACAAACTAATTGCATCTCCGCAATATGGAGAACATATGGCAGTGCATTGGTTAGACATAGCGCGTTATGCCGATTCTTACGGCTACCAGGATGATAATATACGTACGCAATGGCCATGGAGAGATTGGGTGATACATGCATTCAACGAAAATCTTCCTTACGATAAATTTATTACATGGCAGATTGCCGGCGATATGTTACCCAACGCCACAAAAGAAGAAATACTCGCAACAGGTTTTTTGCGCAATCATAAATACACAGAAGAAGGTGGTGTTGTTCCCGAAGAGTACCGTGTTGAATATTTGATTGATAAAACAAAAACTTACGGTAAAGGCATTCTTGGTATTACCATCGAATGCGCACAATGCCACGATCACAAGTACGATCCATTTCCACAAAAAGATTATTACTCGTTGCTTGCATTTTTCAACAACACGCAGGAAGTTGGATACGAAGGCGATGTAAGTGTATCGCAGCCTGCAAAGCATCCTATACTTACTTTAAATGATACAGACATTGTAAGAACAATGCAGTTCATCAATAAAAAAGATACAGGTAAGCTGACTGTATCCGTAATGGGTGAATTGAAAGATAGCGTTCGCAAAACTTATGTGCTTAATCGTGGGCAATATGGCTCGCCAACAGATGAAGTAAAGCCGCATGCACCAACAGCAATACTTCCATACGATACAACAAAGTATCCACGCAACCGCCTTGGTCTTGCAGCATGGACGGTTGATAAAAACAATCCTCTTACTGCGCGTGTTTTTGTAAATCAATTATGGCAGGAAATTTTTGGAAGAGGTCTTGTAAAAACTTCGGGGGATTTTGGCATGCAGGGAGAATTGCCATCGCATCCTGAATTGCTCGACTGGCTTGCTGTTGATTTCATGGAACATAACTGGGATATTAAACGTTTGGTAAAACAAATGGTAATGTCTGCAACTTATCGTCAGAGTGATGTTGCAAATAAAGAACAATTAGAAAAAGATCCCGAGAATAAGTATTATGCACGTGGTCCCCGTAATCGTTTGCCTGCGGAATCTATTCGTGATATGATCCTTGCGAGCAGTGGGTTGCTTAATAAATCAATAGGGGGTCCAAGCGTGAAACCCTATCAGCCAAAAGGTTTATGGGAAGGCGCAACATCCGGTCGTGGCGTCTTGGCAACATACAAACAAGATCATAAAGAAGATTTGTATCGCCGCGGTATGTACACATTCATTAAGCTTACCGTACCACCGCCATCAATGATCATGTTCGATGCTAGCAACCGCGATCAATGTCAGGTATACCGACCCAAAACAAATACGCCATTGCAGGCACTCATCATGGAAAATGATCCAACCATGCTGGAAGCATCGAGAGTGCTTGCACAAAATTTAGCGCTGCAGCAATCATCTGCACAAGATAAGATCACAAAAGCATTCCGGTTAATTGTGTGCAGGCGTCCTTCGGAAAATGAAAATAAAATTTTGAACGAATATTATACGGAACAGCTTGTAGCATTTCAGCAAAAGAAATTAAGTGCAGACACTACACTGAAAGTTGGCGAATATCCAATGAATGATAAAGCAGATAAAACAGAATCAGCAGCATTGATGAAAGTGATAGAGATGATCTACAATTTAGAAGAGAGCATTACTAAAACGTAG
- the gcvH gene encoding glycine cleavage system protein GcvH, translated as MNFPSGLKYTKDHEWIKLVDGNIALIGITDFAQHELGDIVYVDVASIGKAMQAQEVFGTVEAVKTVSDLFLPVSGTVLELNAALEKQPELVNTDPYGEGWMVKLEVANVADIDALMDAAAYEALVG; from the coding sequence ATGAATTTTCCTTCCGGATTGAAATACACCAAAGATCATGAATGGATAAAACTGGTTGATGGTAATATCGCATTGATTGGCATTACAGATTTTGCGCAACATGAGCTTGGTGACATTGTATATGTAGATGTTGCCAGCATTGGTAAGGCAATGCAGGCACAAGAAGTTTTTGGTACGGTAGAAGCAGTAAAAACGGTAAGCGATCTTTTTCTTCCTGTTTCAGGAACAGTGTTGGAACTTAATGCAGCCCTGGAGAAACAGCCCGAATTGGTAAACACGGATCCTTATGGTGAAGGCTGGATGGTAAAGCTGGAAGTTGCCAATGTTGCCGATATTGATGCGCTGATGGATGCTGCGGCTTATGAAGCATTGGTAGGATAA
- a CDS encoding RNA polymerase sigma factor produces the protein MKYTEEELVTLLKERQQNAFSYLYDHYSGALYNVILAIVPEHEQASDVLQEVFVKIWRMSESYDATRGRLFTWMMNIARNASIDVIRSKSYQNNQQNRELTETVYESGGSTATNIDKIGLRKLVHTLKDDYKVLVELSYFEGFTQDEISKMLNIPLGTVKTRLRAALLQLRELVKN, from the coding sequence GTGAAATACACTGAAGAAGAACTGGTGACGCTTTTAAAAGAGCGCCAGCAAAATGCATTCAGTTATTTGTATGATCATTACTCCGGTGCGCTCTACAATGTAATATTGGCAATAGTTCCGGAGCATGAGCAGGCAAGCGATGTGTTGCAGGAAGTGTTTGTAAAGATCTGGCGTATGAGTGAATCTTACGATGCAACAAGGGGCCGTTTGTTTACTTGGATGATGAATATAGCACGGAATGCTTCTATTGATGTGATACGCAGCAAAAGCTACCAGAACAATCAGCAAAACCGTGAGTTAACAGAAACCGTATATGAGAGCGGTGGCAGTACAGCGACCAACATCGATAAAATTGGCCTCCGCAAACTGGTTCATACCTTAAAGGATGACTACAAAGTACTTGTAGAGCTTTCTTACTTCGAAGGATTTACGCAGGATGAAATTTCCAAAATGCTGAATATTCCTTTAGGGACGGTGAAAACCAGGCTTAGGGCTGCATTATTACAATTACGTGAATTAGTTAAAAATTAA